One Watersipora subatra chromosome 4, tzWatSuba1.1, whole genome shotgun sequence genomic window carries:
- the LOC137394111 gene encoding uncharacterized protein yields the protein MARTNVASMARTNVASMARTNVASMARTNVASMARTNVASMARTNVASMARTNVASMARTNVASMARANVASKARTNVASMARTNVASMARTNVASMARTNVASMARTNVASMARTNVASMARTNVASMARTNVASMARTNVASMARTNVASMARTNVASMARTNVASMARTNVASMARTNVASMARTNVASMARTNVASMARTNVASMARTNVASMARTNVASMAETNVVSMARTNVASIPNALPGKVEYIL from the exons ATGGCACGGACTAATGTAGCGTCAATGGCACGGACTAATGTAGCGTCAATGGCACGGACTAATGTAGCGTCAATGGCACGGACTAATGTAGCGTCAATGGCACGGACTAATGTAGCGTCAATGGCACGGACTAATGTAGCGTCAATGGCACGGACTAATGTAGCGTCAATGGCACGGACTAATGTAGCGTCAATGGCACGGGCTAATGTAGCGTCAAAGGCACGGACTAATGTAGCGTCAATGGCACGGACTAATGTAGCGTCAATGGCACGGACTAATGTAGCGTCAATGGCACGGACTAATGTAGCGTCAATGGCACGGACTAATGTAGCGTCAATGGCACGGACTAATGTAGCGTCAATGGCACGGACTAATGTAGCGTCAATGGCACGGACTAATGTAGCGTCAATGGCACGGACTAATGTAGCGTCAATGGCACGGACTAATGTAGCGTCAATGGCACGGACTAATGTAGCGTCAATGGCACGGACTAATGTAGCGTCAATGGCACGGACTAATGTAGCGTCAATGGCACGGACTAATGTAGCGTCAATGGCACGGACTAATGTAGCGTCAATGGCACGGACTAATGTAGCGTCAATGGCACGGACTAATGTAGCGTCAATGGCACGGACTAATGTAGCGTCAATGGCACGGACTAATGTAGCGTCAATGGCAGAGACTAATGTAGTGTCAATGGCACGGACTAATGTAGCGTCAATACCAAAT GCGCTGCCTGGTAAAGTGGAGTACATCTTATaa